The Syntrophales bacterium genome has a segment encoding these proteins:
- the ffh gene encoding signal recognition particle protein has protein sequence MFESLTEKLEGIFKKLKGRGRLDEENIKNALKEIRMVLLEADVNFKVVKNFIEDLRVRAVGQEVLGSITPGQQVVKIVNDRLVELMGGESSQLKIANRFPAPIMLVGLQGCGKTTTTAKLARVLLNKGKRVCLVPADVYRPAAVHQLKILGENIGVDVYDSKGVEDPVRICVEAVKEAGENNYDAVIIDTAGRLHIDSEMMDELEKIKNVINPSEILFVADAMTGQDAVSAAGKFDELLGIDGVILTKMDGDARGGAALSIRAVTGKPVKFIGVGEKLDALEVFHPERMASRILGMGDVLTLVEKAQTAFDEKAARDLEKKIRKDSFTLEDFKSQLVQIRKMGSMQDILGMIPGFGKMKSLKNVNVDEGELVRVTAIIDSMTKKERLDYRIINGQRRKRIAGGSGTAVQDVNRLLKNYVEMRKMMKKITKGGMKSLRGGKFPF, from the coding sequence ATGTTTGAAAGTCTGACTGAAAAACTGGAAGGGATCTTTAAAAAGCTGAAAGGAAGAGGCAGGCTTGATGAAGAGAATATCAAGAATGCGTTAAAGGAAATCCGGATGGTGCTCCTTGAAGCTGATGTGAATTTCAAAGTGGTTAAGAATTTCATTGAGGATCTCAGGGTAAGAGCGGTGGGGCAGGAGGTTCTTGGCAGCATTACTCCCGGTCAGCAGGTTGTAAAAATCGTCAATGACAGGCTTGTTGAGCTGATGGGGGGGGAGAGTAGCCAGTTAAAAATTGCCAATAGATTTCCTGCACCCATTATGCTGGTTGGTCTTCAGGGGTGTGGTAAAACTACAACGACGGCCAAGCTTGCCCGTGTCTTGTTAAATAAGGGAAAGCGTGTTTGTCTCGTTCCGGCGGATGTTTACCGGCCCGCAGCCGTCCACCAGTTGAAGATCCTTGGAGAAAATATTGGAGTTGATGTCTACGATTCGAAAGGAGTAGAAGACCCTGTCAGGATTTGTGTTGAGGCTGTTAAAGAAGCAGGTGAAAACAATTATGATGCGGTAATTATCGATACAGCAGGAAGGTTGCATATTGACAGTGAGATGATGGATGAGTTGGAAAAAATAAAGAATGTGATAAATCCATCGGAAATACTGTTTGTTGCCGATGCCATGACCGGCCAGGATGCCGTATCTGCAGCAGGGAAGTTTGACGAACTGCTGGGGATTGACGGAGTAATCCTGACAAAGATGGATGGCGATGCCCGAGGCGGGGCGGCATTGTCCATCAGGGCGGTGACGGGAAAACCTGTAAAGTTTATCGGTGTGGGTGAGAAACTTGATGCCCTTGAAGTATTTCATCCGGAACGTATGGCATCGAGAATCCTCGGTATGGGGGATGTCTTGACTCTGGTTGAGAAGGCGCAGACTGCATTTGATGAAAAGGCAGCCAGGGATCTGGAAAAGAAAATCAGGAAAGATTCCTTCACCCTCGAGGACTTCAAAAGCCAGCTTGTACAGATAAGAAAGATGGGTTCCATGCAGGATATTCTGGGCATGATTCCCGGATTTGGCAAGATGAAGTCATTGAAAAATGTGAACGTAGATGAAGGTGAATTGGTCAGGGTGACGGCTATCATCGACTCAATGACGAAAAAGGAGCGCCTCGATTACCGGATCATAAACGGACAGAGAAGAAAGAGAATTGCCGGAGGAAGTGGCACAGCAGTTCAGGATGTCAACCGGTTGTTGAAGAATTACGTTGAAATGAGGAAAATGATGAAGAAAATAACAAAGGGTGGCATGAAATCTTT
- a CDS encoding SPOR domain-containing protein produces MSSRNVKDFEFRLGKLGLILFVFGTSLSLLFAFIFGVIVGKNIESYPEKIVKGIPRITKQKIVRKPVAAEETVKEEKKDFKLTFYDTLASKSDELGKGGGEKALVENKHIIQVASFKDRKKAETLNKKLSDMGYDSAVDEIKLKLKGTWFRVRLMGFVTRKDAEKVAVILEKKIKGLKCMIVKK; encoded by the coding sequence ATGTCTTCCCGAAATGTAAAAGATTTTGAATTTAGACTGGGCAAGCTTGGATTGATTTTATTTGTCTTCGGGACTTCTCTTTCTCTCTTATTTGCTTTTATTTTTGGAGTTATAGTTGGGAAAAACATTGAAAGCTACCCGGAGAAGATTGTAAAAGGTATTCCCCGTATAACAAAGCAAAAGATTGTCAGGAAACCGGTAGCCGCTGAGGAGACAGTAAAGGAAGAGAAAAAAGATTTTAAACTTACCTTCTATGACACCCTGGCCAGTAAAAGTGATGAATTGGGGAAGGGTGGAGGGGAAAAAGCTCTTGTTGAAAATAAACACATAATACAGGTAGCCTCTTTTAAAGATAGAAAGAAGGCGGAGACGCTCAATAAAAAATTATCTGATATGGGTTACGACTCCGCGGTTGATGAAATTAAGTTGAAATTAAAAGGGACGTGGTTTCGTGTTCGGTTGATGGGTTTTGTGACCCGTAAAGATGCGGAAAAGGTTGCAGTAATCTTAGAGAAGAAGATTAAAGGCTTGAAGTGCATGATTGTTAAAAAATAG
- the argS gene encoding arginine--tRNA ligase, with the protein MKKKLIELLENSIRTCSDKQMFETGDLPFIEVETPREESHGDYSCTASMVLASSQGGNPRKIAEQIVENIDDSDNLLAKIEIAGPGFINFFIEKDAWVPLLKDVDEQGDRYGESDFGKGKKVQIEFVSANPTGPLHIGHARGAVIGDVVTNILKSSGFSVVREYYINDAGSQMDILGKSVFLRYLELLGKEIEFPPECYQGDYIKELAVEISEEYGDKYLEKEEEEARPVFTDYAVDSILSGIKEDLNAFGVVFDSYFSEKELYKDDGVTKLLAELQEKEFIYEEGGALWFKTTDFGDEKDRVVVRENGEPTYFAADIAYHRDKYLRGFDMIIDVWGADHHGYIPRMYAGIQSLGNEKEALKIILVQLVNLLRSGKPVAMSTRGGEFVTLREVVDEVGRDAARYNFLMRRSDSHLDFDLELAKKQSNENPVYYVQYAHARISSIMRLAHEQGCKIPGFGDVDWRFLTLPEETTLIKEIVRFPEVVEGSAKGLEPHRLTFYLNDLASVFHSYYNKNRVISDDVGLSTARLFLVKSVRIVLRNALMLLGVSAPEKM; encoded by the coding sequence ATGAAGAAGAAGTTAATTGAATTACTGGAAAATTCTATTAGAACCTGTTCCGATAAACAGATGTTTGAAACAGGAGACCTTCCCTTTATAGAAGTGGAAACTCCAAGGGAGGAATCCCACGGCGACTATTCGTGTACTGCATCCATGGTGCTTGCCTCGAGCCAGGGGGGGAACCCGCGTAAAATAGCAGAACAGATCGTTGAAAATATCGACGATAGCGATAACCTGCTGGCTAAGATAGAAATTGCCGGCCCCGGCTTTATCAATTTTTTTATTGAAAAAGATGCGTGGGTGCCCCTCTTGAAAGACGTGGATGAACAGGGTGATCGTTATGGAGAATCCGATTTTGGAAAAGGCAAGAAGGTGCAGATAGAATTTGTCAGTGCCAACCCCACCGGGCCTCTTCATATAGGACATGCAAGGGGTGCCGTTATTGGTGATGTCGTTACCAATATCCTGAAATCTTCGGGATTCTCCGTTGTCAGAGAGTATTATATTAATGATGCAGGCAGCCAGATGGATATTCTGGGAAAATCTGTTTTTCTCCGTTATCTGGAGCTGCTGGGAAAAGAGATTGAGTTTCCCCCTGAGTGTTACCAGGGAGACTATATTAAAGAGCTGGCCGTAGAGATATCTGAAGAATATGGTGACAAGTATCTTGAAAAAGAAGAGGAAGAAGCCAGACCTGTTTTTACAGATTATGCCGTCGATTCTATTTTGAGTGGAATAAAGGAGGACTTGAATGCCTTTGGTGTAGTTTTTGATAGTTATTTCAGTGAGAAAGAACTTTATAAAGATGATGGAGTCACAAAGCTGCTCGCAGAACTTCAGGAAAAGGAGTTTATCTATGAGGAGGGAGGGGCTCTCTGGTTCAAAACAACCGATTTTGGTGATGAAAAGGACAGGGTAGTGGTCAGGGAAAACGGTGAGCCGACCTATTTTGCTGCAGATATTGCCTATCACCGCGACAAGTATTTAAGGGGCTTCGATATGATTATAGATGTCTGGGGTGCTGATCACCATGGTTATATTCCCAGAATGTATGCCGGCATCCAGTCTCTTGGTAATGAAAAAGAAGCCCTTAAGATTATCCTGGTGCAACTGGTAAATCTTTTAAGGAGTGGAAAACCAGTAGCTATGTCTACACGAGGTGGAGAATTCGTGACCTTGAGAGAAGTTGTCGATGAGGTGGGAAGAGATGCGGCAAGATATAACTTTCTCATGAGACGATCAGACAGCCATCTTGATTTTGATCTGGAGCTTGCCAAAAAACAGTCGAATGAAAATCCTGTTTATTATGTTCAATATGCACATGCCAGGATATCCAGTATCATGAGGTTAGCACATGAACAAGGTTGTAAAATTCCCGGCTTCGGTGATGTGGATTGGAGGTTTTTAACCCTTCCGGAGGAAACTACGCTTATTAAAGAAATTGTCAGATTCCCGGAAGTAGTTGAAGGAAGCGCAAAGGGGCTTGAGCCCCATCGTCTTACATTTTATCTGAACGACCTTGCTTCTGTTTTCCATAGTTATTATAACAAAAACAGAGTGATTTCCGATGACGTGGGTTTAAGCACGGCACGACTTTTTCTTGTTAAATCTGTTCGGATAGTTTTGAGAAACGCTTTAATGCTCTTGGGTGTCTCGGCCCCGGAAAAAATGTGA